The Papio anubis isolate 15944 chromosome 1, Panubis1.0, whole genome shotgun sequence genome window below encodes:
- the LOC101015644 gene encoding uncharacterized protein LOC101015644 produces the protein MWPRGMRGLLGSPGQQATLWGHPGFMVCPAWPRLREDLGVPGGTCSGTPCSDSQWTWMWGALGSFIISNRAAGLMSFLNVSWTAPGPWGRLSPGSSWGPRYQALPRPIRTKREVGRCPHCSMGTCIWPPWWRVTGLPRRNQGGTATAALQPQTPWKMLFNEEAGPVKAMREKEAGEIPKPRSNCGSHSRRHHHVPSSCQCRVS, from the exons GGGGAGCCCAGGGCAGCAGGCTACTCTCTGGGGGCACCCAGGATTTATGGTGTGCCCAGCCTGGCCTAGGCTCAGGGAGGACCTCGGGGTTCCTGGAGGTACCTGCAGCGGAACTCCCTGCTCCGACTCCCAGTGGACTTGGATGTGGGGGGCCCTTGGTTCCTTTATAATTTCAAACCGAGCTGCTGGGCTCATGTCCTTTCTGAATGTGTCCTGGACAGCCCCGGGACCATGGGGCAGGCTTAGCCCAGGAAGCTCATGGGGACCCCGATATCAGGCCCTGCCCAGGCCCATCAGGACTAAGAGGGAAGTTGGGAGATGCCCCCACTGCAGCATGGGCACCTGCATCTGGCCCCCTTGGTGGCGAGTGACTGGCTTGCCTAGAAGGAACCAGGGTGGCACTGCAACAGCTGCCCTGCAGCCCCAGACACCTTGGAAAATGCTGTTCAATGAGGAAGCTGGTCCCGTCAAGGCCATGAGAGAAAAAG AGGCTGGCGAGATCCCGAAGCCTCGCAGCAACTGTGGCAGCCACAGCAGGCGCCACCACCATGTGCCTTCCAGCTGCCAGTGCAGGGTTTCCTGA